In Arthrobacter sp. B3I4, the following proteins share a genomic window:
- a CDS encoding helix-turn-helix domain-containing protein, giving the protein MPAPSPTLPRRAYTLQEVAEMLAEPVQTIKRHCQTQALRGAYKTGGKTSPWRIPPKAIDHYQATRSNQ; this is encoded by the coding sequence ATGCCGGCGCCTAGCCCAACACTCCCCCGCCGGGCGTACACGCTGCAGGAAGTCGCAGAGATGCTGGCCGAACCGGTCCAAACCATCAAACGGCACTGCCAGACGCAGGCCCTCCGCGGGGCGTACAAGACGGGCGGAAAGACGAGCCCGTGGCGGATCCCACCCAAAGCGATCGACCACTACCAGGCGACGAGGAGTAACCAGTGA
- a CDS encoding helix-turn-helix transcriptional regulator, producing MKPISTATLKKRREREGYSQRQLALLCKCTQAAISALECGTMTQCSEDLANQIAKWLRRDVDELFIKNVDSRVPRMTNAAGTKRQLANA from the coding sequence ATGAAGCCCATCAGCACGGCCACGCTCAAGAAGCGTCGGGAACGTGAAGGCTACTCGCAGCGCCAGCTAGCGCTGCTCTGCAAATGCACCCAGGCTGCGATCTCCGCACTCGAATGCGGGACCATGACGCAGTGCTCCGAGGACCTTGCAAACCAAATCGCCAAATGGCTGCGCCGTGACGTCGACGAGCTCTTCATCAAGAACGTCGACTCACGCGTGCCGAGAATGACAAACGCGGCAGGCACCAAACGCCAGCTCGCCAACGCCTAA